A genome region from Cryptosporidium parvum Iowa II chromosome 8, whole genome shotgun sequence includes the following:
- a CDS encoding cyclophilin type peptidyl-prolyl cis-trans isomerase has product MIKDPELRPQRHKDNPVVFLDICLLDENNKIGRLVIELFQDIVPKTSENFRQFCTGEYKKNLKSVGYKGSTIHRVIKDFVIQGGDFVNGDGTGSTSIYNTSYFNDENFEIKHTKPGLLSMANNGSPNTNGCQFFITCNTCSWLDNKHVVFGQLLGHDSFATLKKIENATVLPPNSKPKIPIIIYECGQL; this is encoded by the coding sequence atgattaaaGACCCAGAATTAAGACCACAAAGGCATAAAGATAATCCTGTAGTCTTTTTAGATATTTGTTTACTAGATGAAAACAATAAAATTGGAAGACTAgtaatagaattatttcaaGATATTGTGCCCAAAACAAGTGAAAACTTTAGACAATTTTGTACTGgagaatataaaaaaaacttaaaaagTGTGGGATATAAAGGATCTACAATACATAGAGTAATCAAAGACTTTGTAATACAAGGTGGTGATTTCGTAAATGGAGATGGTACTGGTAGTACATCTATATATAATACAAGCTattttaatgatgaaaattttgaaatcaAGCATACAAAACCTGGACTTCTTTCTATGGCAAATAATGGTAGCCCAAATACAAATGGATGCCAATTCTTTATTACTTGTAATACATGTTCTTGGTTAGATAATAAACACGTAGTTTTTGGACAATTATTAGGACATGATTCTTTTGCAACTTTGAAAAAGATTGAAAATGCCACAGTTCTACCTCCAAATAGTAAACCTAAGATACctataattatatatgaATGTGGacaattataa